One Malus domestica chromosome 11, GDT2T_hap1 genomic region harbors:
- the LOC103448693 gene encoding probable bifunctional methylthioribulose-1-phosphate dehydratase/enolase-phosphatase E1 1 isoform X1: MASVAVNGLKLGTTSQAYLEGKAVSDTKVLISDLCRQFYNLGWVSGTGGSITIKVHDDSIPKPEQLVVMSPSGVQKERMVPEDMYVLSPNGSVLCTPSPKPYPHKPPKCSDCGPLFMKNVAKRRLILRREMSRNLSYKAYEMRNAGAVIHSHGMESCLVTMINPNAKEFRITHMEMIKGIKGHGYYDELVVPIIENTAYEYELTESLAKAIEAYPKTTAVLVRNHGIYIWGDSWINAKTQAECYHYLFEAAIKLHQLGLDPTTPNHGPIKQNVKGVSGSGICRNISVNAGTAASDNKFEPSRRCIVLDIEGTTTPISFVTDVLFPYARDNVGRHLSATYDTEETQDDIKLLRFQVQEDLEKGVAGAVPIPSDDAGKEEVVQALVANVDSMIKADRKITALKQLQGHIWRTGFEKNELTGVVFDDVPEALKKWHDSGIKVYIYSSGSRLAQRLIFGNSNYGDLREYLSGFFDTTVGNKRESSSYAEIVQSVGVDKPSEVLFVTDVFQEAVAAKAAGLGVAVSIRPGNGALPENHGFMTITSFLEI, translated from the exons ATGGCATCAGTGGCAGTGAACGGACTGAAACTCGGTACGACGTCGCAGGCCTACTTGGAAGGCAAAGCGGTGAGCGACACCAAGGTTCTGATATCCGACCTCTGCCGCCAGTTCTACAATCTCGGATGGGTCTCAGGGACCGGCGGCAGCATCACAATCAAAGTGCACGACGACTCTATTCCTAAGCCCGAGCAGCTCGTAGTCATGTCTCCATctg GCGTTCAGAAGGAGAGAATGGTACCAGAGGACATGTATGTGTTATCTCCGAATGGGTCTGTCTTGTGTACTCCATCTCCTAAACCCTACCCACATAAGCCTCCCAAGTGTTCTGATTGTGGTCCACTTTTTATGAAG AATGTAGCCAAGAGGCGATTGATTTTGCGAAGAGAAATGTCAAGGAATCTCAGTTACAAG GCATATGAGATGCGTAATGCTGGAGCTGTTATTCATAGTCATGGGATGGAATCTTGTCTTGTAACAATGATCAATCCTAATGCAAAAGAATTTCGA ATCACCCATATGGAGATGATCAAAGGAATCAAAGGGCACGGTTATTATGATGAGCTTGTGGTCCCTATAATAGAGAATACTGCCTATGAATATGAGCTCACAGAGTCTCTTGCCAAAGCT ATTGAAGCCTACCCGAAAACAACAGCCGTTCTTGTTCGTAACCATGGGATCTATATATGGGGAGACTCGTGGATCAATGCTAAGACTCAG gcTGAATGTTATCACTATCTCTTTGAAGCTGCTATCAAACTTCATCAGTTGGgtttggacccaactactccaaacCATGGTCCTATAAAACAAAATGTCAAGGGAGTTTCGGGAAGTGGTATTTGCAGAAACATATCTGTGAACGCTGGGACTGCAGCTTCAGATAATAAATTTGAGCCATCACGA cgTTGCATTGTTCTTGACATCGAGGGGACTACTACTCCCATATCGTTTGTGACTGATGTTCTCTTTCCATATGCCCGCGATAATGTTGGAAGGCACTTGTCTGCAACATATGACACTGAAGAAACTCAAGATGACATAAAGTTGTTGCGCTTCCAG GTTCAAGAAGACCTGGAAAAAGGTGTTGCTGGTGCTGTTCCCATCCCCTCTGATGATGCAGGGAAAGAGGAGGTTGTTCAAGCTTTGGTTGCTAATGTTGACTCGATGATAAAAGCTGATCGGAAGATCACTGCCTTGAAACAGTTGCAA GGTCATATCTGGAGAACTGGATTTGAAAAGAATGAATTGACAGGAGTAGTTTTCGATGATGTACCAGAAGCTCTTAAGAAATGGCATGATTCAGGCATAAAG GTGTACATATACTCCAGTGGTAGCAGGTTGGCACAGAGACTTATATTTGGTAACTCAAATTATGGGGACCTAAGAGAATATTTGTCTGGATTTTTTGACACCACAGTGGG aaacaaaagagaaagtAGCAGTTATGCTGAAATTGTACAATCAGTTGGAGTTGATAAACCATCGGAGGTTTTATTTGTGACGGATGTCTTTCAAGAAGCTGTAGCTGCAAAGGCAGCAG GATTGGGAGTTGCTGTATCGATCCGACCAGGGAATGGAGCTCTTCCAGAGAATCATGGTTTCATGACAATCACTTCTTTCCTGGAAATCTGA
- the LOC103448694 gene encoding VQ motif-containing protein 4 — MEYTSSRPQEFREKPYSYSPINSPRTNNNGTATNASVCSSSSSSAVAAQIPTTPKVSTPRSDSNPYPTTFVQADSSNFKHVVQMLTGSSETVTHQSSPKPTTATHHHHHHQDPTILPPSNKNFNIPPIKTAPPKKQGFKLYERRSTNLKNTLMINTLIPNFQSASGFSPRHQEILSPSLLDFPSLTLSPVTPLNDDPFDKSAASPSLGNSSSEEDRAIAEKGFYLHPSPRATTTPRDQEPRLLPLFPVTSPRVSGSSS, encoded by the coding sequence ATGGAATACACAAGCTCAAGGCCTCAAGAATTCAGAGAGAAGCCCTATTCGTATTCCCCCATAAACTCGCCGAGAACCAACAACAATGGCACGGCCACCAACGCCAGCgtctgcagcagcagcagcagctcgGCGGTGGCGGCTCAAATCCCGACAACTCCGAAAGTCTCAACTCCCAGATCTGACTCCAATCCCTACCCGACAACCTTTGTCCAAGCTGACTCCTCGAACTTCAAACATGTTGTCCAAATGCTCACCGGCTCCTCGGAAACCGTCACTCACCAGTCCTCCCCTAAACCCACCACCgccacccaccaccaccaccatcatcaaGATCCAACAATTTTGCCACCctccaacaaaaacttcaacatcCCACCTATCAAAACCGCCCCACCAAAAAAACAGGGCTTCAAGCTCTACGAGCGGAGGAGTACCAATCTCAAAAACACCCTCATGATCAACACCCTCATCCCCAACTTCCAATCGGCTTCTGGGTTTTCGCCACGTCACCAGGAGATCCTGTCCCCGAGCTTGCTCGACTTCCCTTCCCTCACCCTCAGCCCAGTGACGCCGTTGAACGACGACCCCTTCGACAAGTCGGCGGCGTCGCCGTCACTGGGGAACTCTTCGTCGGAGGAGGACAGGGCGATTGCGGAGAAAGGGTTTTACTTGCACCCGTCGCCGAGAGCTACGACGACTCCGAGAGACCAAGAGCCGCGGCTTCTGCCTCTGTTTCCGGTCACGTCACCGAGAGTTTCTGGGTCTTCTTCTTGA
- the LOC103448696 gene encoding uncharacterized protein, whose translation MSGRDRMLKSLKKFADFHYKIFTDKYGHQLTDIFEFPIKLVLSPFTLAFDIAGSAQRGFGVPELVSKLSYMSIFAVATLGTYDIALEMGKKVICQRNCGTCNGWQALRCTMCRGSGRVQYQVKNYTLRSGEKATAECVADAIADNRAVLVHLPSAINLDVPLPSKECPTCDGTGVMGCPECKDKLQVRISADDIMEPPWKAYNVLRKMDYPYEHIVHGMKDPSIAAFWLFTLPQVAGGFDFDDDIKKKIWWQYKESMRYDQLRDVVAKRKPGWEELQEALISIDPARAKEDPVIVKNIPYYKAKKALETEVMKLDPPPRPQNWGELDLPLNASSWSKDDLKNPEKFYEMTVLLNAQRELADKILDAQWETRWRQERLNEMLEEKVRPYMQSIDSGTLSQPIILQSQDQNQKRTRQRRWWFF comes from the exons ATGTCAGGCAGAGACCGTATGCTGAAGAGCCTCAAGAAGTTCGCTGACTTTCATTACAAAATCTTCACGGATAAATATGGCCATCAGCTCACTGACATTTTCGAGTTCCCTATCAAGCTTGTCCTTTCTCCTTTCACTCTTGCTTTCGACATTGCCGGCTCTGCTCAACGTGGGTTTGGCGTTCCCGAGTTGGTGTCCAAGCTATCTTACATGTCAATCTTT GCAGTTGCTACTTTAGGAACTTATGACATAGCATTAGAGATGGGAAAGAAGGTGATATGTCAAAG GAACTGTGGAACCTGCAATGGTTGGCAGGCATTGCGGTGTACCATGTGCAGAGGATCAGGGAGGGTGCAATACCAAGTGAAGAATTACACCTTGAGAAG TGGAGAGAAGGCAACAGCTGAATGTGTTGCAGATGCCATTGCTGATAATCGGGCTGTGTTGGTTCACCTTCCATCCGCCATAAATCTCGATGTGCCCTTGCCATCTAAAGAGTGCCCAACCTGTGATGGCACA GGTGTGATGGGCTGTCCTGAGTGCAAGGACAAATTACAAGTCAGAATCTCTGCAGATGAT ATCATGGAGCCTCCATGGAAAGCCTACAATGTTTTGAGGAAGATGGACTACCCCTATGAG CATATAGTTCACGGCATGAAAGATCCCAGCATCGCTGCATTTTGGCTGTTTACCTTGCCTCAGGTTGCCGGGGGTTTCGACTTCGATGATGATatcaagaaaaaaatttggTGGCAATACAAG GAATCTATGCGGTATGATCAACTTCGTGATGTGGTGGCCAAGCGAAAACCTGGCTGGGAGGAGTTGCAGGAA GCCTTGATCTCCATAGATCCTGCTCGAGCCAAGGAAGATCCTGTTATTGTGAAAAATATCCCTTACTATAAAGCGAAAAAGGCCCTTGAAACAGAAGTCATGAAACTTGATCCTCCACCAAGGCCGCAAAATTGGGGT GAACTGGACCTTCCACTGAATGCATCTTCTTGGAGCAAGGACGACCTCAAAAATCCTGAAAAGTTCTATGAAATGACTGTTCTTCTAAATGCTCAAAGAGAATTAGCTGACAAAATTTTGGATGCGCAGTGGGAGACTAGATGGCGACAAGAAAGG TTGAATGAGATGTTGGAGGAGAAGGTACGGCCATACATGCAGAGTATTGACAGTGGGACCCTTTCCCAGCCTATTATATTACAATCACAAGATCAGAATCAGAAG AGGACCCGACAACGGAGATGGTGGTTCTTCTGA
- the LOC103448693 gene encoding probable bifunctional methylthioribulose-1-phosphate dehydratase/enolase-phosphatase E1 1 isoform X2, with product MASVAVNGLKLGTTSQAYLEGKAVSDTKVLISDLCRQFYNLGWVSGTGGSITIKVHDDSIPKPEQLVVMSPSGVQKERMVPEDMYVLSPNGSVLCTPSPKPYPHKPPKCSDCGPLFMKAYEMRNAGAVIHSHGMESCLVTMINPNAKEFRITHMEMIKGIKGHGYYDELVVPIIENTAYEYELTESLAKAIEAYPKTTAVLVRNHGIYIWGDSWINAKTQAECYHYLFEAAIKLHQLGLDPTTPNHGPIKQNVKGVSGSGICRNISVNAGTAASDNKFEPSRRCIVLDIEGTTTPISFVTDVLFPYARDNVGRHLSATYDTEETQDDIKLLRFQVQEDLEKGVAGAVPIPSDDAGKEEVVQALVANVDSMIKADRKITALKQLQGHIWRTGFEKNELTGVVFDDVPEALKKWHDSGIKVYIYSSGSRLAQRLIFGNSNYGDLREYLSGFFDTTVGNKRESSSYAEIVQSVGVDKPSEVLFVTDVFQEAVAAKAAGLGVAVSIRPGNGALPENHGFMTITSFLEI from the exons ATGGCATCAGTGGCAGTGAACGGACTGAAACTCGGTACGACGTCGCAGGCCTACTTGGAAGGCAAAGCGGTGAGCGACACCAAGGTTCTGATATCCGACCTCTGCCGCCAGTTCTACAATCTCGGATGGGTCTCAGGGACCGGCGGCAGCATCACAATCAAAGTGCACGACGACTCTATTCCTAAGCCCGAGCAGCTCGTAGTCATGTCTCCATctg GCGTTCAGAAGGAGAGAATGGTACCAGAGGACATGTATGTGTTATCTCCGAATGGGTCTGTCTTGTGTACTCCATCTCCTAAACCCTACCCACATAAGCCTCCCAAGTGTTCTGATTGTGGTCCACTTTTTATGAAG GCATATGAGATGCGTAATGCTGGAGCTGTTATTCATAGTCATGGGATGGAATCTTGTCTTGTAACAATGATCAATCCTAATGCAAAAGAATTTCGA ATCACCCATATGGAGATGATCAAAGGAATCAAAGGGCACGGTTATTATGATGAGCTTGTGGTCCCTATAATAGAGAATACTGCCTATGAATATGAGCTCACAGAGTCTCTTGCCAAAGCT ATTGAAGCCTACCCGAAAACAACAGCCGTTCTTGTTCGTAACCATGGGATCTATATATGGGGAGACTCGTGGATCAATGCTAAGACTCAG gcTGAATGTTATCACTATCTCTTTGAAGCTGCTATCAAACTTCATCAGTTGGgtttggacccaactactccaaacCATGGTCCTATAAAACAAAATGTCAAGGGAGTTTCGGGAAGTGGTATTTGCAGAAACATATCTGTGAACGCTGGGACTGCAGCTTCAGATAATAAATTTGAGCCATCACGA cgTTGCATTGTTCTTGACATCGAGGGGACTACTACTCCCATATCGTTTGTGACTGATGTTCTCTTTCCATATGCCCGCGATAATGTTGGAAGGCACTTGTCTGCAACATATGACACTGAAGAAACTCAAGATGACATAAAGTTGTTGCGCTTCCAG GTTCAAGAAGACCTGGAAAAAGGTGTTGCTGGTGCTGTTCCCATCCCCTCTGATGATGCAGGGAAAGAGGAGGTTGTTCAAGCTTTGGTTGCTAATGTTGACTCGATGATAAAAGCTGATCGGAAGATCACTGCCTTGAAACAGTTGCAA GGTCATATCTGGAGAACTGGATTTGAAAAGAATGAATTGACAGGAGTAGTTTTCGATGATGTACCAGAAGCTCTTAAGAAATGGCATGATTCAGGCATAAAG GTGTACATATACTCCAGTGGTAGCAGGTTGGCACAGAGACTTATATTTGGTAACTCAAATTATGGGGACCTAAGAGAATATTTGTCTGGATTTTTTGACACCACAGTGGG aaacaaaagagaaagtAGCAGTTATGCTGAAATTGTACAATCAGTTGGAGTTGATAAACCATCGGAGGTTTTATTTGTGACGGATGTCTTTCAAGAAGCTGTAGCTGCAAAGGCAGCAG GATTGGGAGTTGCTGTATCGATCCGACCAGGGAATGGAGCTCTTCCAGAGAATCATGGTTTCATGACAATCACTTCTTTCCTGGAAATCTGA